The DNA sequence GTTATCCCACCTAGACATATAGCATTTGAACTTTGCTGTTTAAGACTGGTCCGAGTCCTTTAATTGATTTCTAATTATTACAGTGCTGCCTTTTTTTTGCCTTTAAGTAATGTATTTTTTGTTAGTTACTCTTTATATGCCTATATTTGCTTTTGTATAAGGATGTCAGACTAGTTGAGGCCTTTTGTTGAGATATGAATGCACTTCATAAGTATTCACATCATAATTTTATAACTTGTTGACAGTTTAGTGTTTATGACTTCTTCCCATTTCTTCCTGAACTTTTGTCTAGTACTATATTACAAGATAAAAGGCAAAGGTCTGCTATTTTGGTGTGGTAGTGATAATTGTTTTTAGTCATTTAGCATAATAGTAAGCATAAGAGATTGTTGAATGCTCCTCACAAATGATGAATGCTCCCCACAAATGCAAAGTTGCAAAGTGATGATACGGTATTTTACTACTTGCAGAGTTAAGTTTTCTCATAGACTTTATCTGATTTTCGAGTTTAATCTTGTGTTTTTGCATCATTATCGTTAAACTCTGCTTTTTGTGCTGGTTTTTTCAGCTGCTTTATGGTTAGTTAATTGTGTAATGGATACTTGTTATTAGTGCTAACGAGTAGTGAAGTACAAAAGAATGTATATTTATATGATTAACACTTCTTTGCAATTTCAAGGAAAATAATTCCTTAAGAACACTTCTTTACTGATAAGTATATAGTTGGGCAGATAGACTAAAACGAGTTAGCCTAAACATTAAAACCATAATAGGTTCAGTGACTGAATCACGGTGACATGATACATTACTAGTAGCTCTTGAATCTACTCCAATAACGTGCATTCCGGCTGGTTGTAATGGTGCTATTTCAGCCACTGAAACAGTTGTAATAGTTCTCCTGCTGCTTGCAGATTAACTAAGAAACCCAAGGTACAAATTGTTGATATTGATGTTGCTGATGCCAACAATGAGTTGGCAGCTGTTGAGTATATGGAGGACATGTACAAGTTCTACAAGCTTTTTGAGGTACATTTTAATCTTGAACAAATTGTATTGAACTTAATACTTGTAGTACTATATTGCACAAGTCTGACCTGTCAAACTCTTCTCTCTTGTAGAATGAGACCAAGGTTTTTGACTACATACAATCACATCCTGAAATTAATAAGAAAATGAGAGCCATACTTGTAGACTGGTTGATTGAAATTCACAAAAAATTGGATCTGATGCCAGAGAATATTTACCTCACAATCAACATAATCGATCGCTATCTAGCAACGGAGATAGTGGGAAGGAAGGAACTGCAGTTATTGGGCATTAGTTCAATGCTTACAACCTCAAAGTATGAAGAGATATGGGCCCCTGAAGTGAATGATTTTACCAAAATTTCACACAAAGGTTACACTAATCAACAAGTGCTAGTTATGGAGAAGAAAATTCTCGGTGGGCTTGAATGGAACTTGACTGTCCCTACCCCTTATGAATATATGTATGCAAATTAGTTATTGTGTACCTTAATGAGCATATTTAGAAATAGATTTTAAGTTATAGttgtaattcttgtagagaacctttgtattataaatttaatttcaattgtgaaataacaattgaattattataatatcattttattttaaaattgatttattttaaataatgagattaaCTTTGTAAAAAATTGTGTGCAACCCACTTAAAAATGATGAAGACCGTTGTATGTGTCACTgcacatatattttttttaaaaattgttgtcttttgatattctttgcaATGGTTTAAATTTTTTACACCATTGTCTTTTAAACAAAAAACATTCATGATAATGGTTTTACTAGTTAAAAAAGATTATAAACTGTTGTttatgaaaatatcgaataagttAACAATAATGGTTTTTTACAAAACCATTATTGTTAAGTTAGATAGACAGTagttaaataaaaaaatagttATTTTAAAAAGTTCCAACAATGGTTTGTTGAATAACTGTTCTGTCTTCCATGTTAACACAAGTACTCTAACAGGTTGTTTAATCTCTATTTTTACAAGGGTAAAAACAACCATTGTCTGATGTTCAATCACACGAGTGTTGGAAACACAACAGAAAACATACTTGTCACACAACGACAAAAAAATAGTATGATTGCAAATATGTTGTAGTGTGGGATGTTCCCCAAAATAAATTCGTGCGCATAAAGCGgataatatcatactaatgtggagttaagGTTCGCAGGTGGCCCAATAAGTAACCTGGCAATGATACTACTTGTTGGACTACGTGCGAGCCTCTTCACATTAAATGATATTGTCGATTTGGGCCGAGCCCGCATAAATTTATTTTTTGATACTTACCAAAATGCCTCATACTAATGGAGGTAACATGCTGCTTATTAACCATCAGTTTTCTCCTCCTACAAAAATAATGTCCATTCACCCAGACAAAAATAAGGGACGAAACATTAAGAATTGAAGAAGAAATCAAGCAATATACTAGCGCTCATCAAGAGCCCAACTCAGAGATTTGGATCCTTCTTTCTTTTTTGATCATTTGATGTTGAACTTAGgttgataaaaataaataaaatattatagcTTATGCCCATGCTTTTTTTGCGAAAATATTATTATAATCCGACCAACATTTAAGTAGTTTCATATCTTATATAGATACATCTAGCCGTCTAGGAGTTTACTTTTTATTTCTATTATAAGTTAATAAGTACTAGTTTATTCTAAATGAGATTAGTTGAAAAAGTTACCGTAAAagatttttttttcaatttagCTATACGTCAACGTGATCATGTCATgtagaaaaatatatattttataagtaCTGGTATAGAATAGGCATTTTGTACATGTGACCTATATATCTTATAACACATATGTAGAGGAAGGCACAAAATAAAAACTAGTCTTAATTGTGTCTACTCATTAGGCTCTTTCTCTTATTGATATACCCAACTCTCTGCATTCCCAAACAAAAGAACAACATCATATCATCTGATTTAGTAAGGTGtttaatcatttaaaaaattacttaaaaaatataattaagatACTTGTTAGAGTACTTTATATATGATCATCATTTTTGGCTCAACATATTTTTGGTGCTGATCTGGATTCCTCCCACCAAGCGTTGATATCAACATGTTAGTTCAAAACTTCAGTATGTTCGATATTAGTTATGAAGAGTCTATACTTAACACCTTGCATTAAATTCTTTCTTGCTGCTGGTATACTATTTCGTTACTCTTAATTATGTAATGGATATAATTTATCACAACTCAGGAATGATCTTTTCCAAATTTATAAATTTTGCTGGACCTGAAGTTAAAATCTTATTGTTTGAGCTAATCTGTTAAACTATAACTAGCTTGGCAAGCTTGCAAGATGACATGTACGGTATCCAAACTTATTCTCTCAATTTTgtttttttgattaatttaacATCAATTTAATTATAGGGAAATGCTTGCTTCTTACCTTTTCCGTATAAACATATAAGGTAAATTGAAATATGTTGGTTATATGTTGGAGCAAGGTTCCTTTAACGAGGTGACTTATTGATCATCACTTGCTTCTTGTTACTATTCAAGTTGATGAGGTAAACGTGACCCTAATTATGGGTAAGTCATTCCTTTTATGTATATCTATAAAGATTGTACAATCATTTTACATATTTAATTTTCCTTATACAATTTTAACTGCCATTTCTCTGTTCATTTTTAATGGATGTAACTTAAATGAAGAAGTAATAAAACTGAATTGTAATATCAATTTAAAGATATTGGCTAATGCCACCCGAATATCTAAGAGTGTCCGACGATTGGTAGTTGCTAAAAACATTCACGATTTTTTTGCAAGTAAAATTAGTTATGACTCCAATTTAGTTACACCCTTACGTGAGTTTAGTTAGTTTCATTTTACAAGAAGTATTAATTATTCTTTATTATTTACCACTGTGCCAATTAATTTATTACATTTTCTTTGCTCTACTTTTTAGTTCCCAGAGATTTCTATTGTTAGTTAGTTCGCCCAAATTTTAACTTATTTGTCAAATACACTGTGATTATTTACATGTATTTCTTCTATGTGTTTTAAGACTCTTGACACAACATCAGTGATAATGGTCATTGTTTTAGTtaacaaataaaatataaaactaactacatgtaacacccccaaatccggggtcggggatccgggttgtcacgagttccatttcccttaataatatttaatcttaataatcaaccaactactgcgtactgtgaccccacaatatacacacacaccacaagttatagtctcacagatgaatatccaaaataacacaagtcattttattccacaattataaaccatttcacctcaaaagggtttctgaataatttacatatctttgccattattacaattctaatatacataagtctggttcatcaatagttgaaagcctagcctattggtagttcctacctcagctacggtggcatcaacgcttccagaaacTGCAGAACCGTTTCCTGACCGCTtacgaattggaagcttggtcctgttcatcttttctatctgttgttgtgtgaagaaagaagaaagcacgggtgagcaacaagcccaccaaaataatatgtataataattaacaatatatgagcattctcatagtactcatgaaagtcttggtccagaagaaatgaaccaagttgatatcttaacgcgaccaagtcgcaaaatattcagtatatatatacatatctacttttcacaatttttgaaatcctctgacatgtataatatacacagagttccagtttataactatttaaaaatatcgttgcaaggtgatctcatatatctaaccttgtctcaacgtttttctgaaaatctttgtcattcattaagataatcattaactggatataagttgaaaagatgaagttacaagatactccaatatacttatatcttttccgaatactacttgaaccacccaccgttcaaggtataaacaatTTCGAAAGTTCTACATAGATGcgactacaagataagacttgaatagattcaatccttgaaatgtgtttaaaaagaaatgaagttacgagatactcattgagggaagacacattataaccgtttgaccctgtcaatgcctcagcaatcacccatctgtagcctttcgatcgaatgctcagggtagtgttgcaaaatatccaaactggatgatgaatcattacaggagtttgccgcgccaggaagaccacttacgatgatcagtcgcagtagtacagccccaccattttctacatgtaga is a window from the Apium graveolens cultivar Ventura unplaced genomic scaffold, ASM990537v1 ctg9008, whole genome shotgun sequence genome containing:
- the LOC141705533 gene encoding G2/mitotic-specific cyclin-2-like; the encoded protein is MYFLLVTLYMPIFAFFSVYDFFPFLPELLSSTILQDKRQRLTKKPKVQIVDIDVADANNELAAVEYMEDMYKFYKLFENETKVFDYIQSHPEINKKMRAILVDWLIEIHKKLDLMPENIYLTINIIDRYLATEIVGRKELQLLGISSMLTTSKYEEIWAPEVNDFTKISHKGYTNQQVLVMEKKILGGLEWNLTVPTPYEYMYAN